From Topomyia yanbarensis strain Yona2022 chromosome 1, ASM3024719v1, whole genome shotgun sequence, one genomic window encodes:
- the LOC131686819 gene encoding transient receptor potential channel pyrexia has translation MEAVRFSIIENEMKWEDEYRMYYQDGAIDDGQDEATYATCGTERYRLSISSESDVAGVEISSPNQPHDLCYNSSREGQEEIWVFSDIESALKELPDAERIGELLNSLVPAQDILVEYCYNLDSSLLLAVWTSKHDMLKQLLLRDGANVNATDGWGRTALHLACYIGDYGAVEVLLQHGAKPQTWDRERKATPLHCAASCGSIECIAQLLAQGVDINVGIEKHSPLHYAVQRNSRKCVEFLLKNGANPNTPQVYTQTPLHVAAANGFVECMDLLLEHGADARSQYGQKKITALHLAASENYLECVKLLIAAGADIDARNRDQQTPLHLACLSQCHESVTYLISQNADVHAIYRDGRTALHASIVKESRFWDCTLSLLRAKVDVNRADNFGYTPLHIAALNEFSSCVFMLIQYGADITARTNGGVSALSFIIRRTPEIIPKFIDKLDTAISVNSIHEIGDVDCEIRLDFRPLVPNNDRGETELLLAFIEVGQRRILKHPLCETFLLLKWRRIRKFFLFSLFYHGLFVLLFTTFVLGVYVKDCRVQSCKTSAYVPVIGYIVIFLNLVLMTKEIFQMMHGFLGYVRYWENWLQLSIGIGIFLCTLDPTAEISSVPTWQHHVAAIVIFLAWLELMMLVGRFPIFGLYVQMFQTVAINFSKFLMAYCCLLVAFGLSFCVLFPNYIAFKKILRGLLKTIVMMAGELEFEDIFYGENLKIEYPGTAHGMFLAFVLLVTVILTNLLVGLAVSDIQGLQQSAGLDRLSRQAELISRLEGLMFSRILRKVPIRLWAIFQKIALLKTSRLKLHFRVKPNDPREKRIPKELITSIYKLVAERRERNQSIKRKQTFRNMQTFQNFLDADDGTVTLRRQRFRKPSKNRTMSENPYLQPPRTDDGLLPRHIIAGSVQLKGLEEGQKQMLKKLDELTKEVEMLKVRVKKL, from the exons ATGGAGGCAGTCAGATTCTCAATTATA GAAAACGAAATGAAATGGGAGGACGAATATCGCATGTACTACCAGGACGGCGCGATCGACGACGGCCAAGACGAAGCGACGTACGCAACCTGCGGAACGGAGCGCTACCGGTTGAGCATTTCGAGCGAAAGTGATGTGGCCGGGGTGGAAATTTCCTCACCCAATCAACCGCATGATCTGTGCTACAACAGCAGCCGAGAAGGTCAGGAGGAAATCTGGGTCTTTTCCGATATCGAAAGCGCCCTCAAGGAGCTACCGGATGCGGAGAGGATCGGGGAATTGTTGAACAGTTTGGTGCCGGCGCAGGATATCCTGGTGGAGTACTGCTACAATCTAGACAGCAGTCTACTGCTAGCGGTTTGGACTAGTAAACATGACATGCTGAAGCAGCTGCTGCTACGGGACGGAGCTAACGTGAATGCAACCGATGGCTGGGGTCGAACGGCTCTGCATTTAGCCTGCTACATAGGCGATTACGGGGCGGTTGAGGTTCTGCTACAACATGGAGCCAAACCGCAAACTTGGGATAGGGAACGGAAAGCGACCCCTTTACACTGTGCGGCCAG CTGCGGTAGCATCGAATGCATCGCTCAGTTACTCGCGCAGGGCGTTGACATCAATGTCGGCATCGAGAAACATTCCCCCCTGCACTACGCCGTCCAGCGAAACAGTCGAAAGTGTGTTGAATTCCTGCTGAAAAACGGTGCCAACCCGAACACTCCGCAAGTGTACACTCAAACACCGCTTCACGTAGCGGCAGCCAACGGGTTTGTCGAATGTATGGACTTACTGCTAGAACACGGAGCCGACGCTCGCTCCCAGTACGGACAGAAAAAGATCACCGCCTTGCATCTGGCGGCTTCCGAAAACTATCTGGAATGTGTGAAGCTTCTCATCGCCGCCGGAGCAGACATCGACGCCCGCAATCGGGACCAACAGACTCCCCTTCATCTGGCTTGCCTTTCCCAGTGCCACGAATCGGTAACCTACCTGATCAGTCAGAACGCCGATGTCCACGCAATCTACCGCGACGGCCGAACGGCCCTGCACGCCTCCATTGTGAAGGAATCGCGCTTCTGGGACTGTACCCTCAGCTTACTAAGAGCAAAAGTGGACGTCAACCGGGCAGACAATTTCGGTTACACCCCGCTACATATCGCCGCTCTGAACGAATTCAGCAGCTGCGTGTTTATGCTGATCCAGTACGGGGCGGACATTACGGCACGAACGAACGGAGGCGTCTCCGCTCTGTCGTTCATTATCCGACGTACACCGGAAATCATCCCGAAGTTCATCGATAAGCTGGATACGGCGATCAGTGTGAACAGTATCCACGAAATCGGCGACGTAGACTGTGAGATTCGGCTGGATTTTCGACCGCTGGTGCCGAACAATGATCGAGGAGAGACGGAGCTGTTGCTAGCTTTCATCGAGGTCGGCCAGAGGCGTATCCTAAAGCATCCGCTGTGCGAAACGTTTCTGTTGCTCAAGTGGCGACGAATACGGAAGTTCTTCCTGTTTAGTTTGTTCTACCATGGACTGTTTGTGCTGCTGTTTACGACCTTCGTGCTGGGAGTTTACGTGAAGGACTGTCGAGTGCAGAGCTGTAAAACGTCCGCGTACGTGCCGGTTATTGGTTACATAGTCATTTTTCTCAATTTGGTTCTGATGACGAAGGAGATCTTCCAGATGATGCATGGGTTTCTGGGGTATGTGCGCTATTGGGAGAACTGGCTGCAGCTAAGTATTGGGATAGGGATATTTCTGTGCACG TTGGATCCAACAGCAGAGATCAGCTCGGTTCCAACCTGGCAGCACCACGTGGCGGCGATCGTGATCTTCTTGGCCTGGTTGGAACTGATGATGTTGGTAGGTCGATTCCCGATCTTCGGACTGTATGTACAGATGTTCCAAACCGTGGCAATCAATTTCTCCAAATTCCTTATGGCCTACTGTTGTCTTCTGGTCGCGTTCGGTTTGAGTTTCTGTGTTCTCTTCCCAAATTATATCGCGTTTAAGAAGATTCTGAGAGGTttgttgaaaacgatcgttATGATGGCTGGGGAGCTGGAGTTTGAAGACATTTTCTACGGAGAGAACCTGAAGATCGAATATCCTGGTACGGCCCACGGAATGTTTTTGGCCTTCGTGCTACTGGTAACCGTTATACTTACAAACCTTCTGGTTGGTCTGGCCGTCAGCGATATTCAAGGGCTGCAACAATCGGCCGGTTTGGATCGACTATCTCGTCAGGCCGAGTTGATTTCCCGCCTGGAAGGGTTGATGTTTTCCAGGATTCTTCGGAAGGTACCAATCCGATTATGGGCAATTTTCCAGAAGATTGCCCTTCTGAAAACATCTCGCTTGAAACTACACTTCCGGGTCAAACCGAACGATCCCAGGGAGAAAAGG ATTCCAAAAGAATTGATCACTTCAATCTACAAACTGGTGGCGGAACGCCGGGAGCGAAACCAATCGATAAAGCGGAAACAAACCTTCCGCAATATGCAAACGTTTCAGAACTTTCTGGACGCCGACGATGGCACGGTAACACTACGGAGGCAGCGTTTCCGGAAACCGAGCAAAAACAGAACCATGTCCGAGAATCCGTATCTACAACCGCCTCGAACCGATGACGGACTGCTACCCAGGCACATCATAGCCGGTAGTGTACAACTGAAGGGCCTCGAGGAAGGCCAGAAACAGATGCTGAAGAAGCTGGATGAACTGACCAAAGAGGTTGAGATGCTCAAGGTGCGGGTGAAAAAGTTGTGA